In Ignavibacteria bacterium, the following are encoded in one genomic region:
- a CDS encoding T9SS type A sorting domain-containing protein yields SSGMYFYRLTTNTFSETKKMILLK; encoded by the coding sequence TTTCTTCGGGAATGTATTTCTATCGCCTAACAACAAATACATTTTCTGAAACAAAGAAAATGATTTTACTAAAATAA